The genomic window GTTGCATTTGCTTCACTACTTGCTCTCCGAGCCTTTGAAAGGGAAACTAATCATGCAAAAACTCTTGGTGGCGAGCTCCTTCTTCGCTTAGCTGGAACTCTCCAGATAAAGGAGGCAATAAAAAAAGTAGGGGCAAAACCAGGAGAAAACTATTTGGTTGTTTTTGGAGATGAAAACAAGGCAAGGGGTATACTCTTAAAGTTAGGACTTAAAGAAATTCCCCTTCATGAATGTCCTGTAGATGTTACGAAAACTTTTTTTGAAAAATCGGCCCTTATCGAAGTTTTGTAGATAAAAATAACCTTTTTCCAATGTTCAGTTATGGATAGATTTATATACTGCTCTTTTTACACCTCCGGAGTGGCGGGGGGATGAAAAATGCGCTACAAAAAAAGGAAGTATTTTCTTGCAGGAAGAATAAACATAATCCAGCGTTCAAAAATCAGAGAGCTTTTTGAGAAGGCTTCCAAGATGGAAGACGTTATCTCCCTTGGAATAGGTGAGCCTGATTTTGATACTCCGGAGGTCATTAAGGACGCCGCGAAGAGGGCCCTCGATGAGGGCTACACCCACTACACGCCCAACGCGGGCATTCCCGAGTTTAGAGAAGCTATAGCCGAATACTACAAGGACTTCTATAAAGTTGACGTTGAGCTTGACAACATCCTCGTCACCGCTGGCGCTTACGAAGCCACTTATCTGGCGTTCCAGAGTATCCTTGAGCAGGGTGACGACGTTATCATCCCCGACCCGGCCTTCGTCTGCTATGTTGAGGATGCGAAGATAGCCGAGGCCGGAATCATAAGGATTCCCCTGAGGGAGGAGTACAAGTTCCGCCTTAACCCCGATGAGCTCGTTGAGGCGATAACCAAGAGGACGAGGATGATTGTCATCAACTACCCCAACAACCCGACGGGAGCGGTTATGAAGAAGTCCGTCGTCAAGGCAATAGCCGACATAGCTCAAGATTACAACATCTACATCCTCAGCGACGAGCCTTACGAGCACTTCCTCTACGAGGGGGCCAAGCACTACCCTATGATTAAGTACGCTCCCGACAACACAATCCTTGCCAACTCCTTCTCGAAGACCTTTGCCATGACCGGCTGGCGCCTCGGCTTTGCAATAGCTCCCAAGCAGGTCATCCGGGATATGATTAAGCTCCACGCCTACGTCATTGGAAACGTTACTTCCTTTGTCCAGATAGCGGGCATAACGGCCCTCCGCGACAAGAGGAGCTGGGAGGCCGTTGAAAAGATGAGAAAGGTCTATGACGAGAGGAGGAAGCTCGTCCTCAGGTATCTCAACGAGATGCCCCATATACAGCCTTTCAGGCCCAAGGGTGCGTTCTACGTCTGGGTCAAGATTGACCCCGAGCTCGACATGACGAGCGAGGACTTCGCCGAGTGGTTACTCGACAACGCGAAGGTCGTCGTGATTCCGGGAACGGCCTTCGGAAAGCAGGGCGAAGGTTGGGTCAGGATAAGCTACGCAACCGAGAAGGAGAAGCTCATCGAGGCTATGGAGAGAATGAGGGAGGCCCTCTCAAAACTCTGAGGTGGTTTCATGGAAAACCTCATTGCAGTTTTTATAGCCGTATTCTTGGCCGAGTTCGGGGACAAGACCCAGCTGACAACTATAGCCTTCGCTTCCAAGTACGGCTGGAAAACGGCATTTATCGGTGCAATCCTCGCCCTCGCGGCCGTTAATCTCATCGGTGCCCTCGTTGGGGAAGCCCTTGGCGATGTTCTCCCTATGGATTTAATTCACAAGGGCGCCGGGGTTTTGTTTATCGTCTTCGGC from Thermococcus sp. includes these protein-coding regions:
- a CDS encoding TMEM165/GDT1 family protein — its product is MENLIAVFIAVFLAEFGDKTQLTTIAFASKYGWKTAFIGAILALAAVNLIGALVGEALGDVLPMDLIHKGAGVLFIVFGVLMLLGKL
- a CDS encoding pyridoxal phosphate-dependent aminotransferase → MRYKKRKYFLAGRINIIQRSKIRELFEKASKMEDVISLGIGEPDFDTPEVIKDAAKRALDEGYTHYTPNAGIPEFREAIAEYYKDFYKVDVELDNILVTAGAYEATYLAFQSILEQGDDVIIPDPAFVCYVEDAKIAEAGIIRIPLREEYKFRLNPDELVEAITKRTRMIVINYPNNPTGAVMKKSVVKAIADIAQDYNIYILSDEPYEHFLYEGAKHYPMIKYAPDNTILANSFSKTFAMTGWRLGFAIAPKQVIRDMIKLHAYVIGNVTSFVQIAGITALRDKRSWEAVEKMRKVYDERRKLVLRYLNEMPHIQPFRPKGAFYVWVKIDPELDMTSEDFAEWLLDNAKVVVIPGTAFGKQGEGWVRISYATEKEKLIEAMERMREALSKL
- the cgi121 gene encoding KEOPS complex subunit Cgi121: MIRITDDIFISRVIVENVESLIPYLGGTVQLVSIECWRAVAFASLLALRAFERETNHAKTLGGELLLRLAGTLQIKEAIKKVGAKPGENYLVVFGDENKARGILLKLGLKEIPLHECPVDVTKTFFEKSALIEVL